The DNA segment TTGGCAAGGTGGTGGGTTCGGGCTGGTGGGCTTATTGTTTCTGTTCTGGCCGGAAATATCCGCACATTCAGCGTCTCTCAATGTGCTAAAAGGCCTGGGTTTGGCGTTATTGGGCACACTGTTTTTTTCATCCGGCAATCTTATTTCCGCTCGTTTACAGACCTTAGGTGCTACACCAGTACAGACCAACGGCTGGGCCATGCTCTGTGGCGCCACTGTGTTGCTGGTGGGCAGCCTGTTTTCCGGTTTGAGCTGGCAAATTGACCCCAGCCCGCGTTATTGGGGAGCCTTGGTTTATCTGGCTTTCTTCGGTTCTGTGATTGGTTTTACTGCCTATCTATTGCTGGTAGGGCGTATCGGCCCAGAACGCGCAGCCTATAGCACAGTGTTATTTCCGATCGTGGCCTTAAACTTATCGGTTTGGTTTGAAGGTTATCACTGGTCACTGTCCGGTTTATTCGGGTTGGGTTTGGTTATCGCAGGGAATATTCTGGTTTTTTACCGCCCAAGCAGTAAGAAAGGGGAAGGCATAGCGGTATTGAAGTCAAATGCATAATATTCATTGTCGTAAACGTTATGTTTAATTGAGTGCCTTTGTATTAAGCTGTTCTGCGAACAGAGTCCGCTTATATCAGCTTAGTTAATAGAACAGGCAATGAAAGATCATCGATAGGTTTTACTTATCGTAATAATCGTCTAAATAGTATTGCTTCTCATTTGTGTTATTGATAATAATTATCATTAGAGATATGCAAAGAGAGGCAATCAACATGACAACCAAAAAATTAGTGTTAATCCGGCATGGTGAAAGTATTTGGAATCAGGAAAATCGTTTCACTGGCTGGACTGATGTCGAGCTGTCACCAAAAGGAATAGAAGAGGCTCATCAGGCAGGGAAATTACTGTTGAAGGAAGGTTATACCTTTGATTTTGCTTATACATCCGTACTGAAACGCGCCATTTCAACACTATGGTATATTCAGGAAGAGATGGATCTGCAGTGGATCCCTGTTGAAAAAGACTGGCGATTAAATGAACGTCACTACGGTGCGCTGCAAGGCTTGAACAAGGCAGAAACGGCGCTGAAATATGGTGATGAGCAAGTCTTGTTATGGCGGCGCGGTTACGCGATCACGCCACCGGCATTAACCGAAGATGATGAACGCTTCCCTGGTCATGATCCGCGTTATGCCAATCTGAACAAAGCGCAACTACCTGTTACCGAAAGCTTAGCGATTACCATTGATCGTGTCATACCGTATTGGAATGAGGTCATAAAACCCAGAGTGGCATCTGGTGAGCGAGTGATTGTTGCTGCGCATGGCAATTCACTGCGTGCCTTGGTGAAACATCTCGACGGGATTAGTGAAAAAGACATCCTTGAACTGAACATTCCAACGGGTGTACCACTGGTTTATGAACTCGATGACGATATGCAGCCCGTGAAGCATTACTACCTCGGTGACCCTGACGAGATAGCAGCCAAAGCACATGCAGTCGCTAATCAGGGGAAGGCAAAGTAGTCTGCAAAGATCATTAATTGTTTGTACAAATCCGATCTCTGCCTTGCTGTTTTGCCTGATATAACAGTCGATCAGCTGCCTGAAGCATTTCATCCAGCTGATCGGTCAATTCATCAGTAACGCCGAAACTGGCGGTAACATACACTGGGTGTCCGAGATCCATCGGTGTATCTTTTAAATCCTGCTGGAATTGCTCAATACGTGTCAGTGCGACTTCAAAGGGAATATTCAGCATAATCAACCCGAACTCTTCACCGCCTAAACGGAACGTAATGCAATCGGGGAAATGCTCGCTAAACAACGCAGAAATAGTGCGCAAAACGGTGTCACCGGCATGATGGCCATGCGCATCGTTGATCCGTTTAAAATGATCAATATCCATAACACACATAGTGATAGGGTGACCGGCCGATTTAGCCGCGCGGAATTGTTTTTCTGCCTTTTCAAATAAATAACGACGATTAAACAGTTGCGTTAGGTAATCACGATATGTGGTTTCACGCAGCTTGGCTAATAACTCCAGTGTTTCCAGATTATGATTGATTCGGCATTGCAGCTCTTCCGGCGCAAACGGTTTAGTCAAAAAGTCATTGGCGCCATATTTAATGAAGCGGGCCGACAGTGATTTTTCATTGATGGCGGAAATACCAATAATGGCCAGCTCTTCTTTATCTTTTTTCTCGCGCAGCGCTTTAACCAGCTCCATGCCATTCATGACAGGCATATGGTAATCCGCGAGGATCATCTTGATTTCAGGATGTTTGTTCAAAATTGCCAATGCTTCTGCGCCATCAGCCGCTTCATGTACGGTCAGCAGCCAACGACGTAATTGTCGGGTAACAAACTGCATGCCGGTAAAGGAATCTTCGACCACCAACACCGAAATAAATTGATTGAGATAAAGACGGCGAAGCAGGCTGACAACGTAGTTAAACGATGTTTTAGAATCTTTGATGATGTAATCGACTAAACCCCGTTCCAGTAATTCATCGCGTTTTTCTTCACTGAAACTGGCGGTCATCACGATGGCGGGAATATGCCATTGCAGCACCTCATCCAGTGCTTCTCCGTCAGGGGCATCCGGTAATGTCAGATCAACCAGTGCAGCAAAATAATCATGATTCGATGCTAATCGCGCTTTAGCATCAGCCAGCGTATAAGCGGAATCGACCTCAACGTTTAACTCTTTACGAATATTCGCACTGAGCGCTCGGGAGACCATCATGCTGTCTTCAATCAAAAGAATCTTATTCATAAAATGCGGGCACAGTTATCAGAGAACATCATTAGCGTTAAGTATAAACATAACAGGTTACAGCTGTTTACTATCGGCTTTTGATTCTGTGGCGAACACCAATTTGTTTTGCGTAATTAGCTGCGTTAGGAAGGAAAAAACGAAGAATGAAACATATTAGACGAAAATTACGGAACAGAAAAATTCGATCATTTCTGTTCCGCAATCACATTATTTATGACGTTCTTTCAGGCAGTTAACCACATCGCCCAGTTTCAGACCTTCGTTTTGCAGCAAGACAGTCAGGTGATACAGCAGATCGGCTGATTCGTTGATCAGTTCATTGCGATCTTTTGCCATGGCTGCCAGTGCTACTTCAACGCCTTCTTCGCCCACTTTCTGTGCAATACGTTTGGTGCCTTTGGCATACAAGCTCGCAGTATAACTGGATGAAGGATCGGCATCTTTACGACCTGCCAGGATCTGTTCCAATTCAGCTAAAAAGCCCAGTGGCAGCGCAGGGTGCTCATCAAAACAAGATGGGCAACCACGGTGGCAAGTTGGGCCAATCGGGTCAGCAGCAACCAGCAGGCTGTCATTATCGCAGTCTGTGCTAATTGCGCGCAGTTGCAGCACGTGACCAGAGGTCTCGCCTTTAGTCCATAGACGGTTTTTGCTGCGACTAAAGAACGTCACATGACCTGTTTCCAGCGTTTTATCCAGCGCTTCGCGGGTCATATAACCTTGCATCAATACCTGACCGGTATGCACATGCTGCACAATCGCAGGGATCATACCGCCAGTTTTTTCCCAATCCAGACGAGTTGGGTCAACAGTAATTAAATCAGTCACGGATCTGCACTCCTTCGTTACGCAGATAAGCTTTTAATTCAGGGATCGGAATAATGCCCTTATGAAATACGGAAGCGGCCAGTGCACCATCAACGTCAGCGATCTGGAAAGCATCACGGAAGTGTACCATTTCTCCGGCACCACCTGAGGCGATCAATGGCACTTTGCAAAGATCACGGATCAGTTTCAGTTGTGTTAAATCGTAACCTTGACGCACGCCATCCTGATTCATCATATTCAGCACGATTTCACCGGCACCACGTTTCTGTACTTCCACCACCCAATCGGGTGTTGTCCATTTCGTAATACGGGTGCGAGTTTCATCACCGGTGTATTGCTTCACCTGATATTGACCCGTGGCAGCATCAAAATAGGAGTCGATACCAACCACGATGCACTGCACACCGAAACGATCAGCCAGCTCGGTGATCAGCTCAGGGTTAGCCAATGCGGGGGAATTGATCGACACTTTATCTGCACCAAATTCCAGAATGCGCTTGGCATCTTCAACCGATTTAATGCCGCCAGCGACACAAAATGGAATATCAATTACTTCGGCAACACGGCTCACCCAGCTTTTATCCACCACACGAGCGTCAGAAGAGGCAGTGATATCATAAAACACCAACTCATCCGCACCTTCATCGGCATAACGTTTTGCCAGCGGCACGATGTCGCCCATGACTTCGTGATTACGGAACTGAATGCCTTTAACCACCACGCCATCTTTAACGTCTAAACACGGAATTATGCGTCTTGCCAGCATGCGATAGCCTCCATAAAAAATCCTTTTTTAAACAATTCATTACGTGAATCACATGGAGAGATAAAAAATATATTTTTCATCCCAATTTCATATGGAAATATATGTTTTTTTGAATAAATGCATGTGTATGCATTACTGATGGCAATATTGTAAGAGAAAAGTAAGCGGTCGTCATTTCATTCCTTGTAATGGCATATGACCACTGAGTTTTTTCGAAGAACGTTTTTTGCTGTAAAGCTAATGTTGAGTTACTGGGAGCTTAATCTGTTTGTCTGGTATCAACGATGTTTTTACTTGCGAGATAGTGGGTTACGGAATGGGCGTACAAATGACAGATATCATAGTTAGCAGAGCACTTTGGAATGTCGAGAAGTGAAATTGCCGTAGTCTGTGTAGGTCCTGCATTCTGACCGGGGACGTTAATATTGTGCGCTGCATTATCGCAAGCTAATTGTACCATTTAGGTTGTGGGCTTCCGTGTCACGCATAGGAAATTGTTACAAAAATGCCCCGATGGGGCTGGGGTAGATTACCGCTAAGGCTAGCGAAGAGAAATACTTTTTGGTGAAGACAAATCATGTTTCCTTTTGACTTATAGCTTGTTCACGATTATTGTTTGTTCATGAATCATGAACGGAGTTGTTCTGTGAACGGATGTCATGAACTGATCTCAAATACACTCATACATATTCCAGCGCAATACCAGGCTCGTATTGAGTGTCCTGATGGCGACTATGATGGCGAATTGCAGTTAGTAATAAATGACCAAACATTGAGATTCCGACTATCTGTGAAACACATTCACAGGAAGGAGTCCCTGAATACATATATGCAAAACATGGATAAAAACCAAATTTTGATCTGCAATGTTTTGTCAGAGACTCTTTCTGAGTACTGCGAGAAAAATCGTATCAATTTTATTGATGCGGCCGGTAATGTGTTCATTTCAACAGATGGTATATATTTTCGTGTATCTGGTCGTAAATTGAAGTCCGGACATCTCAATGTCAATACAAAAAAGCGCTTTACTGTTGGTGTGATGAAACTGCTTTTTGTTTTGTTAACCAATAACGATGCCGTCACATTGACCATGAGAGAATTGGCAGCGTTGGCCGGTATTTCTCTTGGGATGGCGAGTAAAGCATTCAACCAGCTAAAATCGGAAAACTTTATACGGATAACGGGATCCGGTTACCGTATAACTGACCTTCCTGGGCTTACTCATCGATGGCTCAGCGAGTATGCGACAATATTAAGACCAAAGTTGGGTGGTGTTGTTTTAGGACTGACAGGTAACTGGCACGATGTGGTTATCCGGGAACATGAATACTGGGGCGGAGAAGTGGCTGCGGAGCAGTTAACTAATCATTTAAAACCAGAGTATATGCAACTTTTTACGTTCAACCCTATACCTCAACGTATTAGTGAGCTAAAGGTTAGACCAGATGCTCAAGGTCGATTTTGGCTGGTCCCGGCATTTTGGGGAAAGGATCTTGAATTGGATCAAAAGGGAAAAGCGCTGTTGTCAGTTGCAGAATTACTCGCAAGCCAAGATGGTCGTAATTATGAGGTCGCGCAGTTAATAAATGAACAATATCTACACCTTGCAGAATTTACTTCGGCCGGAATTTGAGCCTATTTTAAGACACATTGTTGATGTGAATGACAAATTAGGTATTCCCTATTTTATTGCAGGTGCTACAGCAAGAGAGTTACTGCTATTTCATGTGTTTGGTCGCGATCCAGGAAGACAAACAAAAGATATAGATACAGCTATATTTGTCTCGGGATGGGCTGAGTTTGATATGGTAAAAAATGCCATGCTCTGTGCTGGATTTGAAGCAACAAAAATTGCACATCGTTTAGTCTATGAAGCTAATGGATTACCCGTCGATATTATTCCTTTTGGCGACATAGCGGATGAGTATGGCGATATCCAATGGCCGCCAGAGCATACTACGACGATGTCCGTTATGGGATTCAAAGAGGCTTATGATGCTGCCGTATTAATTGATATAGGTCAGCGTTATATACTGAAAGTTGCTTCATTGGCTGGAATGGCTTTATTGAAATTAGTGGCTTGGAGTGAACGTAGCGGCAGTAAAGATGCGTCGGATTTTCTGATAATTCTGCGTGAATACGCTGTCATTTATAGTGACCGCCTATGGGATGACGAGATCCCATCTAGCGCATTAAATTATGATATCGATCGACAAGCCGCATTTTTGCTTGGTAGTGATGTCAAATCGCTGTTGTCGGATGAAACGAAAGCCTTTTTGTGCGACTTGCATCGCTTACGAGCAGAAGAATTGGTAGACAGTATGATCCGAGTGCCAACACGAATTTCCGATAACGAGAAGTTCCCGATCTTATTCGATGACTTTTGGCTAGGTGTTGGGGTGGGTTGATATAATGGCTATGTCTTTTTGAATGACTGAAGTAAGACTTCATGTGTCGGCGTTAGTTTATCTAATGTTATTTTTTCGGCGATTAACGCCGAGGATTTATCGTTTTGCAAACTAGAGCTGTTTTTTTGGATTACC comes from the uncultured Tolumonas sp. genome and includes:
- a CDS encoding EamA family transporter; the protein is MNILLYITTVLIWGTTWLALKWQLGVTAIPFSIAGRFLLAAFIMLAYLLLRKKLTIPKGEVLYLILLQGVFLFCCNFLCFYTASAWIPSGLIAVIFSTSTLWNALSARFIFHKQIQPKVWQGGGFGLVGLLFLFWPEISAHSASLNVLKGLGLALLGTLFFSSGNLISARLQTLGATPVQTNGWAMLCGATVLLVGSLFSGLSWQIDPSPRYWGALVYLAFFGSVIGFTAYLLLVGRIGPERAAYSTVLFPIVALNLSVWFEGYHWSLSGLFGLGLVIAGNILVFYRPSSKKGEGIAVLKSNA
- the gpmA gene encoding 2,3-diphosphoglycerate-dependent phosphoglycerate mutase, with amino-acid sequence MTTKKLVLIRHGESIWNQENRFTGWTDVELSPKGIEEAHQAGKLLLKEGYTFDFAYTSVLKRAISTLWYIQEEMDLQWIPVEKDWRLNERHYGALQGLNKAETALKYGDEQVLLWRRGYAITPPALTEDDERFPGHDPRYANLNKAQLPVTESLAITIDRVIPYWNEVIKPRVASGERVIVAAHGNSLRALVKHLDGISEKDILELNIPTGVPLVYELDDDMQPVKHYYLGDPDEIAAKAHAVANQGKAK
- a CDS encoding diguanylate cyclase, translated to MNKILLIEDSMMVSRALSANIRKELNVEVDSAYTLADAKARLASNHDYFAALVDLTLPDAPDGEALDEVLQWHIPAIVMTASFSEEKRDELLERGLVDYIIKDSKTSFNYVVSLLRRLYLNQFISVLVVEDSFTGMQFVTRQLRRWLLTVHEAADGAEALAILNKHPEIKMILADYHMPVMNGMELVKALREKKDKEELAIIGISAINEKSLSARFIKYGANDFLTKPFAPEELQCRINHNLETLELLAKLRETTYRDYLTQLFNRRYLFEKAEKQFRAAKSAGHPITMCVMDIDHFKRINDAHGHHAGDTVLRTISALFSEHFPDCITFRLGGEEFGLIMLNIPFEVALTRIEQFQQDLKDTPMDLGHPVYVTASFGVTDELTDQLDEMLQAADRLLYQAKQQGRDRICTNN
- the hisIE gene encoding bifunctional phosphoribosyl-AMP cyclohydrolase/phosphoribosyl-ATP diphosphatase HisIE, with the protein product MTDLITVDPTRLDWEKTGGMIPAIVQHVHTGQVLMQGYMTREALDKTLETGHVTFFSRSKNRLWTKGETSGHVLQLRAISTDCDNDSLLVAADPIGPTCHRGCPSCFDEHPALPLGFLAELEQILAGRKDADPSSSYTASLYAKGTKRIAQKVGEEGVEVALAAMAKDRNELINESADLLYHLTVLLQNEGLKLGDVVNCLKERHK
- the hisF gene encoding imidazole glycerol phosphate synthase subunit HisF, with the protein product MLARRIIPCLDVKDGVVVKGIQFRNHEVMGDIVPLAKRYADEGADELVFYDITASSDARVVDKSWVSRVAEVIDIPFCVAGGIKSVEDAKRILEFGADKVSINSPALANPELITELADRFGVQCIVVGIDSYFDAATGQYQVKQYTGDETRTRITKWTTPDWVVEVQKRGAGEIVLNMMNQDGVRQGYDLTQLKLIRDLCKVPLIASGGAGEMVHFRDAFQIADVDGALAASVFHKGIIPIPELKAYLRNEGVQIRD
- a CDS encoding type IV toxin-antitoxin system AbiEi family antitoxin, which encodes MQNMDKNQILICNVLSETLSEYCEKNRINFIDAAGNVFISTDGIYFRVSGRKLKSGHLNVNTKKRFTVGVMKLLFVLLTNNDAVTLTMRELAALAGISLGMASKAFNQLKSENFIRITGSGYRITDLPGLTHRWLSEYATILRPKLGGVVLGLTGNWHDVVIREHEYWGGEVAAEQLTNHLKPEYMQLFTFNPIPQRISELKVRPDAQGRFWLVPAFWGKDLELDQKGKALLSVAELLASQDGRNYEVAQLINEQYLHLAEFTSAGI